A region of Flavobacterium album DNA encodes the following proteins:
- a CDS encoding SMI1/KNR4 family protein, giving the protein MRDTIIEKLQSSSLNDFTEGIEMTREAYRTDKAVLAVDQEIMERVLSIMVYEKFYTHDELSDTMEKVMEVLPRHLSLMEDFINKYTLKGISIFIDQFINHNQVDISGFMMAMGFPYLVVSNEARGLAELIEENDKEGAKVMIAFADVLYKIFDSQIGARSFLINFKEWDKPTATAVNNIIMASGLDTQADIFKLLEDHQDNKALLEYAIDPYADTLEGLRQKYNAEGSDDHSITLLGGYIWYILKYIRTTKQWGAIADRVKLKWDLIELLAERENPGSINTFNEPVSLSEWQEFEKTVGTELPEILREFYLVHDGQDTGNVFNSGLLAEGSEGLFPLSKIKQEWNLWDSLNKEFGGEIPEEDAIDEVKPLYWNPLWIPLLGDGSGDIHFMDLDPSEGGKHGQIILRKNSGPEYDHVADSFEEWIDKYIEKRER; this is encoded by the coding sequence ATGAGAGACACTATCATAGAAAAACTACAGTCATCATCGCTGAACGATTTTACAGAAGGAATAGAGATGACAAGGGAAGCTTACCGTACCGATAAAGCCGTCCTTGCCGTGGACCAGGAAATAATGGAGCGCGTTCTGTCGATAATGGTCTATGAAAAATTCTATACGCACGATGAGCTGTCCGACACTATGGAAAAGGTCATGGAAGTGCTGCCAAGGCACCTTTCGCTGATGGAAGATTTCATAAACAAGTATACCCTGAAAGGCATCAGCATATTCATAGACCAGTTCATCAACCATAACCAGGTGGATATAAGCGGCTTTATGATGGCAATGGGCTTCCCCTACCTTGTGGTATCGAATGAGGCCAGGGGCCTTGCAGAGCTCATTGAAGAGAACGATAAGGAAGGCGCTAAAGTGATGATAGCTTTTGCCGATGTGCTGTACAAGATATTCGACTCCCAGATAGGAGCCCGCTCATTCCTGATAAATTTTAAAGAATGGGACAAACCGACAGCAACTGCGGTAAACAATATTATAATGGCATCGGGCCTTGATACCCAAGCCGATATATTCAAGCTCCTTGAAGACCACCAGGATAATAAGGCCCTTTTGGAATATGCCATCGATCCGTATGCCGATACGCTGGAAGGCTTAAGGCAAAAATACAACGCCGAAGGAAGCGATGACCATTCTATAACACTTTTAGGCGGCTACATATGGTATATCCTGAAATATATAAGGACCACTAAACAATGGGGTGCTATAGCTGACAGGGTAAAACTGAAATGGGACCTGATAGAGCTGCTTGCCGAAAGGGAAAACCCCGGCAGTATAAATACGTTCAATGAGCCTGTGTCACTAAGTGAGTGGCAGGAGTTTGAAAAAACGGTGGGCACAGAGCTGCCGGAAATCCTCAGGGAATTTTACCTGGTGCATGACGGGCAGGATACCGGAAATGTTTTCAATTCCGGATTGCTTGCAGAAGGCTCGGAAGGGCTTTTCCCACTATCGAAAATAAAGCAGGAATGGAACCTGTGGGACAGCCTGAACAAGGAATTTGGCGGCGAAATCCCTGAAGAAGATGCCATAGACGAAGTAAAGCCATTGTACTGGAACCCGCTGTGGATACCTCTTTTGGGCGATGGCAGCGGCGACATCCATTTTATGGACCTTGACCCGTCGGAAGGCGGAAAGCATGGCCAGATCATACTACGCAAAAACAGCGGCCCAGAGTATGACCATGTAGCCGATTCTTTTGAAGAGTGGATAGACAAATACATTGAAAAAAGGGAACGATAG
- a CDS encoding leucine-rich repeat domain-containing protein has translation MNYKEIFSHIRGFGARKIYDFLAANPEQKPEGVDEMLLAVITTLYDKDLKKNFKTMLGKIGGEPVKQALKVVSKRDYSNYSAMKNLAIDVPELEKIEGFNTLQFLKYLSIVSHTVRDMREHFLEKASDEEIKYYLLNELYDNNDPNIVRLYIGDELSERVAQLVWDVVPQLAPSLASLTCRTEGKVHFDFDTIDMPNIYEIKIGGDFDKFPSFVFDQPSLQKLNIRTNLDVFPEGAGKLLNLKELVIKMPVTTLPDDIFSLTEITWFTLYNTRLTAVPEAIGNFVKLKNIGLSKEDNPEIKTIPESIFALPNLPQIYKDDIKAEFMPDNEYEVLYNAISYFIKEFENIPLVKELISKYKANEAPNYFPELAIAVTKCYYEDEHGRSLGTYYNYIDDNAPEKLKQVNKALKSFKYIDETTTPEDYDKMRKKLEPFDWFDTEKFISLCEVMVVDIYEKYPFEKW, from the coding sequence ATGAATTACAAAGAAATATTTTCCCATATACGGGGGTTTGGCGCGCGCAAGATATACGACTTCCTTGCGGCCAACCCAGAACAAAAACCGGAAGGCGTTGACGAAATGCTGCTTGCCGTGATTACCACCCTTTATGATAAAGACCTGAAGAAAAATTTTAAGACCATGTTAGGCAAGATTGGCGGGGAGCCGGTTAAGCAGGCGTTAAAGGTAGTTTCTAAAAGGGATTACAGCAATTATTCGGCCATGAAGAACCTGGCCATCGACGTGCCGGAACTTGAGAAAATTGAAGGCTTCAATACGCTACAGTTTTTAAAGTATCTCTCTATCGTAAGCCATACTGTGAGGGACATGCGCGAGCATTTCCTTGAAAAGGCGAGCGATGAGGAGATAAAATATTACCTTCTTAATGAATTGTATGACAATAACGACCCAAATATCGTGCGCCTGTATATTGGCGACGAACTTAGCGAGCGCGTAGCGCAGCTGGTGTGGGACGTTGTGCCGCAACTCGCACCATCTTTAGCGAGCCTTACCTGCCGTACAGAAGGAAAGGTGCATTTTGATTTTGACACTATCGACATGCCTAACATCTACGAGATTAAGATAGGTGGCGACTTTGACAAATTCCCGTCGTTTGTATTTGACCAGCCATCGCTGCAAAAATTAAACATCAGGACAAACCTGGATGTGTTTCCGGAAGGAGCAGGCAAATTATTAAACTTGAAAGAACTTGTTATCAAGATGCCGGTAACAACACTGCCGGACGATATTTTTTCGCTGACAGAAATAACCTGGTTTACCCTTTATAACACACGCCTTACTGCGGTGCCTGAAGCTATCGGCAATTTTGTAAAGCTAAAAAACATTGGCCTTTCGAAAGAAGATAACCCTGAAATAAAAACCATACCGGAAAGCATTTTTGCGCTGCCCAACCTCCCGCAAATATATAAAGATGACATAAAGGCTGAGTTCATGCCGGATAATGAATATGAAGTGCTGTATAACGCCATCAGCTATTTTATAAAGGAATTTGAGAACATTCCTTTGGTGAAAGAGCTTATTTCAAAATATAAGGCCAATGAAGCGCCAAACTATTTCCCGGAACTTGCCATTGCAGTTACCAAATGCTATTATGAAGATGAGCATGGCAGGTCGCTGGGAACCTATTATAACTATATAGACGACAACGCCCCTGAAAAGCTCAAGCAAGTGAACAAGGCGCTGAAATCCTTTAAATATATAGACGAGACCACTACCCCGGAAGACTATGACAAGATGCGGAAAAAGCTGGAGCCATTCGATTGGTTCGATACTGAAAAGTTCATAAGCCTGTGTGAAGTTATGGTAGTTGATATTTATGAAAAGTATCCTTTTGAGAAGTGGTAA
- a CDS encoding tetratricopeptide repeat-containing sensor histidine kinase, producing MKRCLAICFLMSCLVLFVPQVSMAQANANKANFEAQADSLNQLGNRYLEKKEYPQAETYYKKAIALSRKQKLDEKLGCSLFNLSVLYSRTANYETAIGLGEEAVNILEKYPPGQLLAKCYMTLEVCKKEHGQFLEAMGYADKAVEVLRKVKNDTLLEHALWRAGDLWNGWNTSRAIPMFKESLALAKKLQKYGDIDNIYSSLGFCYSDPFGGDPDKVTAERYFRKGLEAALEYDPADVAINRIYYGKICTANKKYKEAEYHIKIVYAESAKSGDNDMLSTAAFCLSEVYSGMGDFQKAYQFLKEHEALEEKYYADRKKSTVDNMAFNFKTERIRTQNKLLKQQRELQKAKQEQESFRKSVKIWVSVLVALFLVLVTVLLFRYFKKKNMLLSKKSNTLRQQLLLTQMSPHFITSSISSIQTLIRQDKPDVAAAYLSKFARLTRQILENSTGDYIALDEEIVMITNYLAVQQLLHPGSFSFTVDEDDIDSEAIYIPPMLTLPLITNAVERAAKSEVTERSVEVRFLMKNGKLVFEVSNTGGPLEPGERQAILESASVHITVERLANGQPFTDPVKLVNTSKEGVITGVMAWFEIPYVTD from the coding sequence ATGAAGCGATGCCTTGCCATATGCTTCCTGATGTCCTGCCTGGTGCTTTTTGTACCGCAGGTATCAATGGCACAGGCAAATGCTAATAAAGCTAATTTTGAAGCGCAGGCTGATTCGCTAAACCAGCTGGGCAACCGCTACCTCGAAAAAAAAGAATATCCGCAGGCGGAAACGTATTACAAAAAAGCGATTGCCCTTTCCAGGAAACAAAAGCTTGATGAAAAACTGGGCTGCAGCCTGTTCAATTTATCGGTCCTTTATTCCCGCACGGCAAACTACGAAACGGCTATAGGCCTTGGGGAGGAAGCTGTAAATATCCTTGAAAAATATCCGCCCGGGCAACTACTCGCAAAATGCTACATGACGCTTGAGGTCTGCAAAAAAGAGCACGGGCAATTTCTTGAAGCAATGGGCTATGCCGATAAGGCCGTTGAAGTACTGAGAAAAGTTAAAAACGATACGCTGCTGGAACATGCCTTATGGCGGGCGGGCGATCTCTGGAACGGGTGGAATACATCACGCGCCATACCGATGTTTAAAGAATCGTTGGCATTGGCAAAAAAATTACAGAAATATGGCGACATCGACAATATATACAGCTCCCTGGGATTTTGCTACAGCGATCCGTTTGGGGGCGACCCGGACAAGGTTACCGCAGAGCGTTATTTCCGGAAAGGGCTTGAGGCTGCCTTGGAGTACGACCCGGCAGATGTTGCCATCAACCGTATCTATTACGGAAAAATATGCACCGCCAATAAAAAGTATAAAGAGGCCGAATACCATATAAAGATCGTATATGCCGAATCTGCTAAATCGGGCGACAACGACATGCTTTCAACTGCCGCATTTTGCCTGAGCGAAGTATATTCCGGCATGGGAGATTTCCAAAAGGCCTACCAATTCCTGAAGGAACATGAAGCGCTTGAGGAAAAGTATTATGCCGACAGGAAAAAAAGCACTGTGGATAACATGGCTTTTAACTTTAAGACCGAAAGGATCAGGACCCAAAACAAGCTGCTAAAACAACAGCGGGAACTCCAAAAGGCAAAGCAGGAACAGGAAAGCTTCCGTAAAAGCGTGAAAATATGGGTTTCGGTACTGGTAGCGCTGTTCCTCGTGCTGGTTACGGTACTGTTGTTCCGTTACTTTAAAAAGAAAAATATGCTGCTTTCCAAAAAGAGCAACACCCTGCGCCAGCAACTGCTGCTCACGCAAATGAGCCCTCATTTCATAACATCATCCATCAGCAGCATACAAACCCTCATCAGGCAGGACAAACCCGATGTTGCCGCTGCCTACCTCTCCAAATTTGCACGGCTGACACGCCAGATACTGGAAAACAGCACCGGCGACTATATAGCGCTTGATGAAGAGATCGTGATGATAACCAACTACCTTGCCGTACAGCAGCTGCTGCATCCGGGGAGCTTTAGCTTTACCGTTGATGAGGATGATATTGATAGTGAGGCCATCTACATTCCGCCAATGCTTACACTCCCCCTGATTACCAATGCGGTGGAGCGGGCAGCGAAGTCAGAGGTTACGGAACGGTCGGTTGAAGTGCGGTTCCTGATGAAGAACGGCAAACTGGTATTTGAGGTAAGCAATACCGGCGGCCCGCTGGAACCCGGTGAAAGGCAGGCGATACTGGAATCGGCATCGGTACATATAACTGTAGAGCGGCTGGCTAACGGGCAACCGTTCACTGATCCTGTTAAGTTAGTAAATACCTCAAAAGAGGGCGTGATTACCGGTGTCATGGCATGGTTTGAAATACCCTATGTTACGGATTAA
- a CDS encoding tetratricopeptide repeat-containing sensor histidine kinase, translating to MSFACIKKWSLILSCVFCCAGSILYAQDFKETDSLQRAVDSFSRMGLNRKAAFEQNYVDARLMNAKPEIRVNSYYKVAQAYVRSREYDDAFYNIMMALESWQKMENPIGIAKCYSVMAQVYLYKKDYKKAASYHRKALSLFRDNPHKKGEAATAKVIYADFFIDRGNYTEALKQLTDALDETRGNGFYNAPAYIKDKAGFCHTSLGRPRVAEKYYLEALEDLKKNPYVDTEMSIQRHLGELCLSLKDYGQAQSWLEKCISLRPADEDNEEYMLANKSMAKLYLAQGNYEQAYNYELEAVIADRELRDAVTLTSTDAVATKYDAEQLMLQNKLLETEAETKKIAAEQADSRKNAFLFFFIFAIIVLATVLLFLYFYFRQKRAITVNRNNELKQKLLLTQMNPHFIFNSVDTIQSLIYEDKNDEAVDYLSKFSELTLQILENSSLMYISLKEEINMTANYLVIQQLLYNHNFDFEITADDGIDTETTYIPPMLTQPFIENAVKHGLAEKKEGGMIYVRFYKKQRKLYFEVSDNGKGLTGETRKGHRSMATKITSERLNAVPGDIEVANIIENGVARGAVSRFAIPYKIKNKPA from the coding sequence GTGAGCTTTGCCTGTATAAAAAAATGGAGCCTGATATTGTCCTGCGTTTTTTGCTGCGCGGGCAGTATACTCTATGCCCAGGATTTTAAGGAAACAGATTCCCTGCAAAGGGCAGTCGACTCCTTCAGCAGGATGGGCCTGAACCGGAAAGCGGCTTTCGAGCAGAATTATGTAGATGCAAGGCTCATGAATGCCAAACCTGAGATCCGGGTGAATTCGTATTACAAGGTTGCACAGGCGTATGTAAGGTCGCGCGAGTACGACGATGCTTTTTATAATATCATGATGGCCCTAGAATCATGGCAAAAAATGGAGAATCCTATAGGCATAGCAAAATGCTATAGCGTGATGGCGCAGGTATACCTGTATAAAAAAGACTATAAAAAAGCAGCCTCATACCACCGTAAAGCGCTTTCATTATTCAGGGATAACCCGCATAAAAAAGGTGAGGCGGCAACAGCAAAAGTTATCTATGCCGACTTTTTTATAGACCGTGGCAACTATACCGAAGCCTTAAAGCAACTGACAGATGCCCTTGACGAAACGCGTGGCAACGGATTTTATAACGCACCAGCGTATATAAAAGATAAAGCAGGGTTTTGCCATACTTCCTTAGGCAGGCCACGGGTTGCCGAAAAATACTACCTGGAAGCCCTTGAAGACCTGAAGAAAAATCCTTACGTAGACACCGAAATGTCTATACAGCGCCATTTGGGAGAATTGTGCCTTTCGCTGAAAGACTACGGGCAGGCACAATCATGGCTCGAAAAGTGCATCAGCCTGCGGCCTGCCGATGAAGACAACGAAGAATATATGCTTGCCAACAAAAGTATGGCAAAGCTGTACCTGGCACAGGGAAACTATGAACAGGCCTATAACTATGAGCTGGAGGCCGTCATTGCAGACAGGGAGTTACGAGATGCCGTAACACTTACAAGCACTGATGCGGTAGCAACAAAATATGATGCCGAACAGCTAATGCTCCAGAACAAGCTTTTGGAAACAGAGGCAGAAACGAAAAAGATAGCCGCAGAGCAAGCCGATTCCCGAAAAAATGCTTTCCTGTTCTTTTTTATTTTTGCTATCATTGTACTGGCTACCGTACTGCTATTCCTGTATTTTTATTTCAGGCAAAAAAGGGCTATTACGGTTAACCGGAACAATGAGCTGAAACAGAAATTGCTGCTTACACAAATGAACCCGCACTTTATCTTTAATTCCGTGGATACGATCCAGAGCCTCATTTATGAAGATAAGAATGATGAAGCGGTAGATTATCTGTCGAAATTCTCGGAACTCACGCTGCAAATACTTGAAAATTCGTCATTGATGTACATCAGCCTGAAGGAAGAGATCAACATGACGGCTAACTACCTGGTAATTCAGCAACTACTCTACAACCACAACTTCGACTTTGAAATTACCGCTGATGACGGTATAGATACCGAAACAACGTACATCCCGCCGATGCTTACGCAGCCATTTATAGAAAATGCTGTAAAGCACGGCCTCGCCGAAAAGAAGGAAGGCGGAATGATATATGTACGGTTCTATAAAAAGCAGCGGAAACTTTACTTTGAGGTGTCGGATAACGGAAAGGGCCTCACCGGGGAGACACGGAAAGGCCACCGGTCTATGGCTACAAAAATTACATCGGAAAGGCTCAATGCAGTGCCGGGCGATATTGAGGTAGCCAACATTATTGAAAACGGCGTTGCACGGGGAGCGGTGAGCCGCTTTGCCATCCCTTACAAAATAAAGAATAAGCCCGCATGA
- a CDS encoding LytR/AlgR family response regulator transcription factor produces the protein MLRAIVIDDVDKIRAKNIATIKQHCPGVAVIAEAENVKSGIEAIRKYLPDLVFLDVEMPDGTGFDLLRELSPINFKVIFITGYQEFAITAFRFSAIDYLLKPVEPSDLIEAVKKAEESVNKEVLDLKLSTLFSNMERPRNLQKLILKTAEKVYSVNVQDILHCESDKNYTTFYFINAPNLVVSNTLKDYETMLTPQGFFRSHQSHLINMLYFDHLIKADGGATIVMKDKSKIPLAVRKKEEFLTILESYSKW, from the coding sequence ATGCTAAGAGCTATAGTCATTGATGACGTTGATAAAATAAGGGCAAAAAACATTGCGACAATAAAGCAGCACTGTCCCGGTGTGGCTGTTATTGCCGAAGCCGAAAATGTAAAATCGGGTATAGAAGCGATACGGAAATACCTCCCGGACCTCGTGTTCCTGGATGTGGAGATGCCTGATGGTACCGGTTTCGACCTGCTAAGGGAACTGAGCCCTATCAATTTTAAAGTGATATTCATTACCGGGTACCAGGAATTTGCCATAACTGCCTTCCGCTTCAGCGCAATAGACTACCTGTTGAAGCCTGTAGAGCCCTCCGACCTTATTGAGGCCGTGAAAAAAGCAGAGGAAAGCGTGAACAAGGAAGTACTTGACTTGAAGCTGAGTACCCTTTTCTCGAACATGGAACGCCCAAGGAACCTGCAGAAGCTCATCCTTAAAACGGCTGAAAAAGTATACTCTGTAAACGTACAGGACATCCTGCATTGCGAATCGGACAAGAACTATACTACTTTTTATTTTATAAACGCGCCCAACCTTGTGGTATCCAACACCCTTAAGGATTATGAAACTATGCTCACGCCGCAAGGCTTTTTCAGGTCGCACCAGTCGCACCTTATTAACATGCTTTATTTCGACCATTTGATCAAGGCTGATGGCGGCGCTACCATTGTAATGAAAGACAAATCGAAAATACCATTGGCGGTGCGCAAAAAAGAAGAGTTTTTAACCATCCTGGAGAGCTACAGCAAGTGGTAA
- a CDS encoding WGR domain-containing protein, which yields MSSLYRITIKKIEDTKVTAEVRVIHPDAGSDIGSKDFSLQILLETGHIERPYFDKLPMSEQEWGKLVTEHPLKEEYDTLHFYNDGRQLNITKEEADKRENSAYREKNNEELFRQYGVKTSGGGMSNGQHYIRFDNEPLKVIEAANRIIVSKPVKRKLEKDLYTLEFEVGDAAYLYHLREKMRYETAAFNLSSYYKPEIKAEEGEPILLTYKDDKSDKFWQVVQDGTTLYITYGKTGTAGQKNVKTFDSLQKAEKERDKLINEKLGKGYMRAN from the coding sequence ATGTCGTCACTATACAGGATCACCATCAAAAAAATAGAAGATACCAAAGTTACTGCCGAGGTGCGGGTAATACATCCCGATGCGGGGAGCGATATCGGCTCCAAAGACTTTTCGTTACAGATATTGCTGGAAACGGGGCATATTGAAAGGCCTTATTTTGACAAGCTGCCTATGTCTGAGCAGGAATGGGGAAAATTGGTTACAGAACATCCGCTGAAAGAGGAATATGACACGCTGCATTTTTATAATGATGGAAGGCAGCTCAATATAACCAAAGAAGAAGCCGATAAGCGCGAAAACAGCGCCTACCGTGAAAAGAACAATGAAGAGCTGTTCCGGCAGTATGGTGTGAAAACCTCGGGCGGTGGGATGAGCAACGGCCAGCATTACATACGATTCGACAATGAACCCCTTAAAGTGATTGAAGCGGCAAACAGGATAATAGTGTCCAAACCGGTAAAGAGGAAACTCGAAAAAGATTTGTATACACTGGAATTTGAGGTTGGCGATGCGGCCTACCTGTACCACCTGCGGGAAAAGATGCGCTATGAAACGGCTGCATTCAACCTGTCGTCTTATTACAAGCCCGAAATTAAAGCAGAAGAGGGCGAACCAATACTACTGACCTACAAAGATGATAAAAGCGACAAATTCTGGCAGGTTGTGCAGGACGGAACCACCCTGTATATAACCTATGGCAAAACAGGCACTGCCGGGCAAAAGAACGTAAAGACTTTTGACTCTTTGCAGAAGGCAGAAAAAGAACGCGACAAGCTCATCAATGAAAAGCTGGGTAAAGGCTATATGCGGGCAAACTAA
- a CDS encoding helix-turn-helix domain-containing protein — translation MEHFKSISDFNRFNGFEPPENPLLSLVECSKIDTCNLIRDEFTADFYMIMFKKMKAGVILYGRTKYDHDNGSMSFIKPRQVMQMKDVELEENGFIIFMHEDYLYNHVLHLDIKKYGYFDYEANEALHLSVREEQIVWDLFYKMQAEYINNEDEYSRDIMLTHIDSILKYSQRFYKRQFINRTQLSGKTVSRFNSTLSSYLEDGQLRDKGLPSVKAMADALNTSPRYLSDLLRQETGKTALELIHIFLISEAKNILQGSEKTVSETAYLLGFENPPYFSRLFKKETGFSPVEYRKQFLN, via the coding sequence ATGGAACATTTTAAAAGCATCAGCGATTTTAACCGTTTCAATGGTTTTGAGCCCCCTGAAAACCCGCTATTAAGCCTGGTAGAATGCAGCAAAATAGACACCTGCAACCTGATAAGGGACGAATTTACAGCCGATTTCTACATGATCATGTTCAAAAAAATGAAGGCGGGCGTAATACTTTATGGCCGGACAAAATATGATCACGACAATGGCTCGATGTCTTTTATAAAACCCCGCCAGGTGATGCAGATGAAGGACGTGGAGCTTGAGGAAAACGGCTTTATCATCTTCATGCACGAAGATTACCTTTACAACCATGTATTGCACCTGGATATAAAGAAATACGGCTACTTTGATTACGAGGCGAATGAAGCCCTGCACCTTTCGGTACGTGAAGAACAGATCGTATGGGACCTTTTCTATAAGATGCAGGCCGAATATATAAACAATGAGGATGAGTACAGCCGCGATATTATGCTCACGCATATCGATTCGATACTGAAATACTCGCAGCGGTTTTACAAGCGGCAGTTTATCAACCGTACACAGCTGTCGGGCAAAACGGTTTCGCGTTTCAACAGCACCTTATCGTCGTACCTTGAGGACGGGCAGCTACGCGATAAAGGCCTGCCAAGCGTAAAGGCAATGGCGGACGCACTTAACACCTCCCCACGCTACCTGAGCGACCTGCTGCGGCAGGAAACAGGCAAGACGGCACTGGAGCTTATCCATATTTTCCTGATATCCGAGGCTAAGAATATCCTACAGGGCTCGGAAAAGACCGTGAGCGAAACGGCTTATCTTCTCGGCTTTGAGAACCCGCCTTATTTTTCGAGGCTCTTTAAAAAAGAGACAGGCTTTAGCCCTGTGGAATACCGTAAGCAGTTCCTGAATTGA
- a CDS encoding SDR family oxidoreductase translates to MSKTIFITGASRGFGRLWAEAFLKRGDKVVATARNIETLNDLVAQYGDAVLPLQLDVNSREESFAAINKAAAHFGTLDVVINNAGYGLFGTIEEATEKEARDQIETNVFGLLWITQAALPIMRAQGHGHIIQVSSVLGLVTLPVLGIYNASKFAVEGLTETLASEVKDFGIKVTLVEPNGFATDWAGASAVQSQPISAYDGVKAAFQEGMSDTDIFGQPEATTSAIVKLIDAENPPLRLFLGKVALPWVKQVYADRLATWEEWNDVSVAAHGK, encoded by the coding sequence ATGTCTAAAACAATTTTTATAACAGGCGCTTCAAGGGGATTTGGACGCCTTTGGGCAGAAGCCTTTTTAAAACGCGGTGACAAAGTAGTTGCCACAGCAAGGAATATTGAAACCCTTAACGACCTGGTTGCGCAATATGGCGATGCCGTGCTTCCGCTTCAACTCGATGTGAACAGCCGCGAGGAAAGCTTTGCAGCCATAAACAAGGCAGCAGCGCACTTCGGCACGCTGGATGTGGTGATCAATAATGCCGGTTATGGGCTTTTTGGGACCATTGAAGAAGCTACCGAAAAAGAAGCACGCGACCAGATAGAGACAAATGTATTCGGGCTGCTTTGGATAACACAGGCAGCACTGCCGATAATGAGGGCACAGGGCCACGGGCATATCATACAGGTATCGAGCGTACTGGGCCTTGTTACCCTGCCGGTACTGGGCATTTATAATGCTTCGAAATTTGCCGTGGAAGGCCTTACAGAAACACTGGCAAGCGAGGTAAAAGACTTCGGCATCAAAGTGACCCTTGTGGAACCGAACGGCTTCGCTACCGACTGGGCAGGCGCATCTGCTGTACAAAGCCAGCCGATAAGTGCTTATGACGGGGTGAAAGCAGCCTTTCAGGAAGGAATGAGCGACACCGATATTTTCGGGCAGCCGGAAGCTACAACAAGCGCCATCGTTAAACTTATTGATGCCGAAAACCCGCCGCTGCGCCTGTTCCTGGGCAAAGTAGCATTGCCATGGGTAAAACAGGTGTATGCTGACCGCCTTGCCACATGGGAAGAATGGAACGATGTTTCTGTGGCAGCGCATGGGAAGTAA